Proteins encoded by one window of Ramlibacter tataouinensis:
- a CDS encoding ABC transporter ATP-binding protein — protein sequence MLDLLALARLHVGPVGLRIQAGECIGIQGRSGSGKSILLRMIADLDPHAGDCALDGAHCSAMPAPAWRRQVTYVAADSGWWSADVAAHFPAPAQTRPLLGRVGLPDDALDWPVARLSTGESQRLALLRAITPDNRVLLLDEPTSGLDPESRDGIESLLREQLAAGTGIVLVTHDPGLAARLGHRRFAMDDGRLREVPP from the coding sequence ATGCTCGACCTCCTCGCCCTCGCCCGCCTGCACGTCGGCCCGGTCGGGCTGCGGATCCAGGCCGGCGAATGCATCGGCATCCAGGGCCGCTCGGGGTCGGGCAAGTCGATCCTCTTGCGCATGATCGCGGACCTGGATCCGCACGCCGGCGATTGCGCGCTGGACGGCGCGCACTGCTCGGCCATGCCGGCGCCGGCGTGGCGGCGGCAGGTCACCTACGTCGCCGCGGATTCGGGCTGGTGGTCGGCCGACGTGGCGGCGCACTTCCCGGCGCCGGCGCAGACGCGCCCGCTGCTGGGGCGCGTGGGCCTGCCGGACGACGCGCTCGACTGGCCGGTGGCGCGCCTGTCCACCGGCGAGAGCCAGCGGCTGGCGCTCTTGCGCGCGATCACGCCGGACAACCGCGTGCTGCTGCTGGATGAGCCGACCTCGGGGCTGGACCCGGAAAGCCGCGACGGCATCGAGTCCCTGCTGCGCGAACAGCTGGCGGCAGGCACCGGCATCGTGCTGGTCACGCACGACCCCGGGCTCGCGGCGCGCCTGGGCCATCGGCGCTTCGCCATGGACGACGGCCGCCTGCGCGAAGTCCCGCCGTGA
- a CDS encoding IclR family transcriptional regulator, whose protein sequence is MPRKARQDSLADGDAAPGGVAAVDRALTLLAAFQSGDTALSLTELSARTQLYKSTALRLIASLEHGRLLQKLDDGRYALSSEIARLHGIYAASFTLDRTVMPVLRSLVAQTGESAAYHVRQGDARLCLYRVDSPHPVRDHIRAGDILPPDKGTGARVLIAFDPTRSQSASAADRKRYAQIREQGYCMAVGDRLAELAGISAPVFHANGQLAAALTLTMPVHRYHEGFIRLVVQAARTLSSRMA, encoded by the coding sequence ATGCCCCGCAAAGCCCGCCAAGACTCCCTCGCCGATGGCGATGCCGCGCCCGGAGGGGTGGCCGCCGTCGACCGCGCGTTGACCTTGCTCGCCGCCTTCCAGTCCGGCGACACCGCCCTGTCGCTGACCGAGCTGTCGGCTCGCACGCAGCTGTACAAGAGCACCGCGCTGCGGCTGATCGCCTCGCTGGAGCACGGCCGCCTGCTGCAGAAACTGGATGACGGGCGCTATGCGCTGAGCAGCGAGATCGCGCGGCTGCACGGCATCTATGCCGCCTCCTTCACGCTGGACCGCACGGTCATGCCGGTGCTGCGCAGCCTGGTGGCGCAAACCGGGGAGAGCGCGGCCTACCACGTGCGCCAGGGCGATGCGCGCCTGTGCCTGTACCGGGTCGACTCGCCGCACCCGGTGCGCGACCACATCAGGGCCGGCGACATCCTGCCCCCCGACAAGGGCACGGGCGCACGGGTGCTGATCGCGTTCGACCCGACGCGCAGCCAGTCGGCCAGCGCCGCCGATCGCAAGCGCTACGCCCAGATCCGCGAGCAGGGCTACTGCATGGCGGTCGGCGACCGGCTGGCCGAGCTGGCGGGCATCTCCGCGCCCGTGTTCCATGCCAACGGCCAGCTGGCCGCGGCCCTGACCCTGACCATGCCCGTGCACCGCTATCACGAAGGCTTCATCCGGCTGGTGGTGCAGGCCGCGCGCACGCTCTCGAGCCGCATGGCCTGA
- a CDS encoding CaiB/BaiF CoA transferase family protein has product MAEHALPAQSPRALPYAGLRVVEFTHMVMGPTCGMILADLGAEVIKVEPPAGDNTRRLLGSGAGFFPLFNRNKKSVTLDLKQPAGMEAALRLVATADVVSENFKPGTMRKLGLDYAALSRLNERLIYVSHKGFLPGPYDHRTALDEVVQMMGGLAYMTGRLGDPLRAGASVNDIMGGMFGAIGVMAALAQRERTGRGQEVQSALFENNVFLVAQHMMQFAVTGRAADPMPARISAWGIYDVFTAGDGQQIFLAVVSDTQWAIFCDAFGLQELRSDPELATNNGRVRARARLLPLLRERLGALPAAELAARFEQHGLPFAPIARPHDLFDDPHLCATGGLARTELPDGSPTRMPLLPLALDGQRLPVRSPPPRLGAHTAEVLGALGYGPEEVERTQGPPPA; this is encoded by the coding sequence ATGGCTGAGCACGCACTGCCTGCGCAGTCGCCGCGGGCCCTGCCTTATGCCGGCCTGCGCGTGGTGGAGTTCACCCACATGGTCATGGGCCCCACCTGCGGGATGATCCTGGCCGACCTGGGCGCCGAGGTGATCAAGGTCGAACCCCCGGCGGGCGACAACACGCGCCGCCTGCTGGGATCGGGCGCGGGGTTCTTTCCCCTGTTCAACCGCAACAAGAAGAGCGTCACGCTGGACCTCAAGCAGCCGGCCGGCATGGAGGCCGCGCTGCGCCTGGTCGCCACGGCCGACGTGGTGAGCGAGAACTTCAAGCCCGGCACCATGCGCAAGCTCGGCCTGGACTATGCGGCGCTCAGCCGTCTCAACGAGCGGCTGATCTACGTGAGCCACAAGGGCTTCCTGCCCGGGCCCTACGACCACCGGACCGCCCTCGACGAAGTGGTGCAGATGATGGGCGGGCTGGCCTACATGACCGGGCGCCTGGGGGATCCGCTGCGCGCGGGCGCCAGCGTGAACGACATCATGGGCGGCATGTTCGGCGCCATCGGCGTGATGGCGGCGCTGGCCCAGCGCGAGCGCACCGGGCGCGGGCAGGAGGTGCAGAGCGCGCTGTTCGAGAACAACGTCTTCCTGGTGGCCCAGCACATGATGCAGTTCGCGGTCACCGGGCGCGCCGCCGACCCGATGCCGGCCCGCATTTCCGCCTGGGGCATCTACGACGTGTTCACGGCCGGCGATGGCCAGCAGATCTTCCTGGCCGTGGTCAGCGATACCCAGTGGGCGATCTTCTGCGACGCCTTCGGCCTGCAGGAGCTTCGCAGCGACCCGGAGCTGGCCACCAACAACGGCCGGGTGCGCGCCAGGGCGCGCCTGCTGCCGCTGCTGCGCGAACGGCTGGGGGCGCTGCCGGCCGCCGAGCTCGCGGCGCGCTTCGAGCAGCATGGCCTGCCCTTCGCGCCGATTGCCCGCCCGCACGACCTGTTCGACGATCCGCACCTCTGCGCCACCGGCGGCCTGGCCCGCACCGAGTTGCCCGATGGCAGTCCCACGCGCATGCCGCTGTTGCCGCTGGCCCTGGACGGCCAGCGCCTGCCGGTGCGATCGCCGCCGCCGCGCCTGGGCGCCCACACGGCGGAGGTGCTGGGCGCGCTGGGCTACGGCCCGGAAGAGGTTGAACGCACGCAGGGTCCGCCCCCGGCCTGA
- a CDS encoding GNAT family N-acetyltransferase, whose amino-acid sequence MISTRAMTEADLGAVLAIQAECYGPAMNETRETVLARLRAFPHTAWVAHDTQGACAYLVAYESRLGRVTALGGDFRRSERADSLYLHDLAVSPRAKGRGAGRLLVEQALQQARHAGLAHSCLVSVQDSQAFWRSFGYEPRLELPAESQPALQTYGPGACYMARAIA is encoded by the coding sequence ATGATTTCGACGCGAGCCATGACCGAGGCCGACCTGGGCGCCGTGCTGGCCATCCAGGCCGAGTGCTATGGACCGGCAATGAACGAGACGCGGGAGACGGTGCTGGCGCGACTGCGCGCCTTCCCGCACACGGCCTGGGTGGCGCACGACACCCAAGGCGCCTGCGCCTACCTGGTTGCTTACGAATCCCGCCTGGGCCGGGTAACGGCGCTGGGCGGCGACTTCCGGCGGAGCGAGCGGGCCGACAGCCTGTACCTGCACGATCTGGCCGTGTCGCCGCGAGCCAAGGGCCGGGGCGCTGGCCGCTTGCTGGTCGAGCAGGCGCTGCAGCAGGCCAGGCACGCGGGCCTGGCCCACTCCTGCCTCGTCTCCGTGCAGGACTCGCAGGCGTTCTGGCGCTCGTTCGGCTACGAACCCCGGCTGGAACTTCCGGCCGAATCGCAACCGGCGCTGCAGACCTACGGCCCGGGCGCCTGCTACATGGCCAGGGCCATCGCCTGA
- a CDS encoding class I SAM-dependent methyltransferase — protein MNEQSAPVNWQQGDAYERYIGRWSRQVAPLFLAWLDIPPGRRWLDVGCGTGALSAAILERCAPAGVTGVEPSDGFRALAIEQLGPRARVLPGSAEALPLGDASCDVAVSGLVLNFVPDVAAALAQMRRVVAPGGTIAAYVWDYADRMEVIRLFWEEAVSLDAEAARLHEGARFPLCHPHALKAAFEQAGLAGVEVVPLDGVAAFASFDDYWQPFLGGQGPAPTYASGLPESQRITLRNALQERLAAGGDGSIRLNARAWAVRGASPGIA, from the coding sequence ATGAACGAGCAGTCCGCACCCGTCAACTGGCAGCAGGGTGATGCCTATGAACGCTACATCGGCCGCTGGAGCCGGCAGGTGGCGCCGCTGTTCCTGGCCTGGCTGGACATCCCGCCGGGCCGGCGCTGGCTGGACGTGGGCTGCGGCACCGGCGCCCTGTCGGCGGCAATCCTCGAGCGCTGTGCGCCTGCCGGCGTGACCGGCGTGGAGCCTTCCGACGGCTTTCGTGCGCTCGCCATCGAGCAACTCGGACCCCGCGCCCGCGTGCTGCCGGGCAGCGCCGAGGCACTGCCGCTGGGCGACGCCTCGTGCGACGTGGCGGTCTCCGGCCTGGTCCTGAACTTCGTGCCCGACGTGGCCGCTGCGCTGGCGCAGATGCGGCGAGTCGTCGCGCCGGGCGGAACCATTGCCGCCTATGTCTGGGACTACGCGGACCGCATGGAGGTGATCCGGCTGTTCTGGGAAGAGGCGGTCTCCCTCGACGCCGAGGCCGCGCGGCTGCACGAAGGCGCGCGCTTCCCGCTTTGCCATCCGCACGCGCTGAAGGCGGCGTTCGAGCAGGCCGGGCTGGCTGGCGTCGAGGTCGTGCCCCTCGATGGGGTCGCTGCCTTCGCCAGTTTCGACGACTACTGGCAGCCCTTCCTCGGCGGCCAGGGTCCCGCGCCGACCTACGCCAGCGGCCTGCCGGAATCGCAGCGCATCACGCTGAGGAACGCCCTGCAGGAACGGCTGGCGGCGGGTGGCGACGGTTCGATCCGGCTGAATGCGCGCGCGTGGGCGGTGCGGGGCGCCTCGCCGGGGATCGCGTGA
- a CDS encoding hydroxymethylglutaryl-CoA lyase codes for MSKISSVLISEVGPRDGLQSVSATMPTAAKLRWIDALYAAGVREIEVGSFVPADRLPQLADTAEVVRHARTHPGLVVMALAPNLRGAQAAFDAGVHKLTLPVSASAAHSMANVRKTPQQMVEEVRRIVELRNAVAPATHLEAGLSTAFGCTIQGAVPEDDVLPLAVALAGAGVDEVGLSDTTGMANPAQVRRLFTGLAREIGARAGAAHMHNTRGLGLANCLAAYEAGVRTFDSSLGGLGGCPYAPGASGNVVTEDLVFMFEAMGISTGVQLEGLLAARAVLAQGLPDEPLYGMLPPAGLPKGWTQGAQHG; via the coding sequence GTGTCGAAAATTTCCTCCGTTTTGATCAGCGAAGTCGGCCCGCGCGATGGCCTGCAGTCGGTCTCGGCGACCATGCCCACCGCTGCCAAGCTGCGCTGGATCGATGCGCTCTACGCGGCGGGCGTGCGCGAGATCGAGGTCGGCTCGTTCGTGCCCGCCGATCGCCTGCCCCAGCTGGCCGACACCGCCGAGGTGGTGCGCCATGCCCGCACCCACCCGGGGCTGGTCGTGATGGCGCTGGCGCCCAACCTGCGCGGCGCCCAGGCGGCGTTCGACGCCGGGGTGCACAAGCTCACCCTGCCGGTCTCGGCCAGTGCAGCCCATTCGATGGCCAACGTGCGCAAGACGCCGCAGCAGATGGTGGAGGAGGTCCGGCGCATCGTGGAGCTGCGCAACGCGGTGGCGCCGGCAACGCATCTGGAGGCCGGCCTGTCGACGGCGTTTGGCTGCACGATCCAGGGGGCCGTGCCCGAAGACGACGTGCTGCCCCTGGCGGTGGCGCTGGCGGGGGCCGGCGTCGATGAAGTGGGGCTGTCCGACACCACCGGCATGGCCAACCCGGCGCAGGTGCGGCGACTGTTCACGGGCCTGGCGCGCGAGATCGGCGCCCGCGCCGGTGCGGCGCACATGCACAACACGCGCGGGCTGGGGCTGGCCAACTGCCTGGCCGCCTACGAAGCAGGGGTGCGCACCTTCGACAGTTCGCTGGGCGGGCTGGGCGGCTGCCCCTATGCGCCCGGGGCCTCCGGCAACGTCGTGACCGAGGACCTGGTGTTCATGTTCGAGGCCATGGGCATCTCCACCGGCGTGCAGCTGGAAGGGCTGCTGGCGGCGCGTGCGGTGCTGGCGCAAGGGCTGCCGGACGAGCCGCTCTACGGCATGCTGCCGCCGGCCGGCCTGCCCAAGGGCTGGACACAAGGAGCGCAACATGGCTGA
- a CDS encoding HU family DNA-binding protein: MATAKKAKPAAPKKAKTTSAKAPKAAAKAPKAAAKAPKAAAKAPKAAAKPAAGTMKPIKETLNKTGLVSHLAEASGVEPKAVKAVLAALEGTMAASINKKGAGAFVLPGLLKVTAVAVPARKARKGINPFTKEETVFKAKPATVKLKVRPLKKLKDAVL; this comes from the coding sequence ATGGCAACCGCAAAGAAGGCCAAGCCGGCCGCCCCCAAGAAGGCCAAGACCACCAGCGCGAAGGCGCCCAAGGCTGCTGCGAAGGCGCCCAAGGCTGCCGCGAAGGCACCGAAGGCTGCTGCGAAGGCGCCCAAGGCCGCCGCGAAGCCGGCAGCCGGCACGATGAAGCCGATCAAGGAAACGTTGAACAAGACGGGCCTGGTGAGCCACCTGGCCGAGGCCTCGGGCGTCGAGCCCAAGGCGGTCAAGGCCGTCCTGGCAGCCCTGGAAGGCACGATGGCGGCGTCCATCAACAAGAAGGGCGCCGGTGCGTTCGTGCTGCCCGGCCTGCTGAAGGTGACCGCAGTGGCCGTGCCGGCCCGCAAAGCCCGCAAGGGCATCAACCCCTTCACCAAGGAAGAGACGGTCTTCAAGGCCAAGCCCGCCACGGTGAAGCTCAAGGTGCGTCCGCTCAAGAAGCTGAAGGACGCGGTGCTCTGA
- a CDS encoding isochorismatase family protein, with protein MEAGWNRFLTERDRQHLQSWGKASADPLGRKPVLVVIDVYYASVGHERLPLLESVQQWPMSCGLEGWAAIDRMVPLIAAARAQGVPVVYVRNNARFPSDPLRVAERGARPRTPSPSLPPEVRARANEIVAEVAPREGELVIEKAAPSAFAGTPLAHYLRLCDADTVLVCGETTSGCVRASVVDAQTERYRVGVVGDCCYDRTEASHWINLFDMHQKYAEVIDCNAAVAYLEGLRAPAAATAA; from the coding sequence ATGGAAGCAGGCTGGAACCGGTTCTTGACCGAGCGCGATCGACAACACCTCCAGAGCTGGGGCAAGGCCTCGGCCGACCCGTTGGGGCGCAAGCCCGTGCTGGTGGTGATCGACGTGTACTACGCGTCCGTGGGGCACGAGCGGCTGCCCCTGCTGGAGTCGGTGCAGCAATGGCCCATGAGCTGCGGACTGGAAGGCTGGGCCGCCATCGACCGCATGGTTCCCCTGATTGCCGCGGCGCGCGCGCAGGGCGTGCCGGTGGTCTATGTGCGCAACAACGCGCGCTTTCCCAGCGACCCGCTGCGCGTGGCCGAGCGCGGCGCCCGCCCGCGCACCCCCAGCCCCAGCCTGCCGCCCGAGGTGCGCGCCCGCGCCAACGAGATCGTGGCCGAGGTCGCCCCGCGCGAAGGTGAACTGGTCATCGAGAAGGCCGCCCCCAGCGCCTTTGCCGGCACCCCCCTGGCGCATTACCTGCGCCTGTGCGACGCCGACACTGTGCTGGTGTGCGGAGAAACCACCAGCGGCTGCGTGCGTGCGTCGGTGGTGGACGCCCAGACCGAGCGCTACCGCGTCGGCGTGGTGGGCGACTGCTGCTACGACCGCACCGAGGCCTCGCACTGGATCAACCTGTTCGACATGCACCAGAAGTACGCGGAAGTCATCGACTGCAATGCCGCCGTCGCCTACCTCGAAGGCCTGCGCGCGCCCGCCGCGGCCACTGCCGCCTGA
- a CDS encoding MFS transporter: protein MAASLLGIAVSVVDGSIVNLALPDITRDLGASASASVWVVTAYQLATLGLLLPFASLGERLGYRRVYLCGLGLFTIASLGCVTAVNLPMLAAARAVQGIGAAGMMAVNAALVRLIYPADRLGRGIALNSVVVATSSVAGPTIAAAVLSVASWQWLFAVNLPLCLTVLWLARRSLPHSPRHAAGPLRLADAGLNILMFSLLFLGADAVGARSGAEHAAPASVGIALLAAGIGVGVFYVRRQLDQPRPLFPVDLLRIRVFALSMCTSVTAFAAQTLAFVALPFLLLEAQGRSHLQAGLVITAWPLATVCLAPLAGRLIARYPGGLLGGVGLGLMSLGLAALATLPAQASALDMAWRLVLCGAGFGLFQSPNNHTIITSAPLARAGAASGMLGSARLTGQSTGAVMVGVIFGLVGVHDGRGPFIALAAAAVLAGVAALFSALRLRGARPL from the coding sequence ATGGCGGCGAGCCTGCTGGGCATCGCGGTTTCCGTGGTCGACGGCAGCATCGTCAACCTCGCACTGCCCGACATCACGCGCGACCTGGGCGCGTCCGCCTCGGCGTCGGTCTGGGTCGTGACGGCCTACCAGCTCGCCACCCTGGGCCTGTTGCTGCCCTTCGCGAGTCTCGGCGAGCGGCTCGGCTACCGCCGCGTCTATCTGTGCGGCCTGGGGCTGTTCACGATCGCCTCCCTCGGCTGCGTCACTGCGGTGAACCTCCCGATGCTGGCGGCGGCACGGGCCGTCCAGGGGATCGGTGCGGCCGGCATGATGGCCGTCAACGCGGCACTGGTGCGGCTGATCTATCCGGCCGACAGGCTCGGGCGCGGCATCGCCCTCAATTCCGTGGTGGTGGCGACATCGTCCGTCGCCGGTCCCACCATCGCTGCGGCCGTGCTGTCGGTCGCGTCCTGGCAGTGGCTGTTCGCGGTCAACCTCCCGCTGTGCCTGACGGTACTCTGGCTGGCCCGGCGATCCCTGCCGCACAGTCCCCGGCACGCGGCGGGCCCGCTGCGGCTGGCCGACGCGGGCCTCAACATCCTGATGTTCTCGCTGCTGTTCCTGGGCGCCGACGCGGTGGGGGCGCGCAGTGGAGCGGAACACGCCGCGCCCGCCTCGGTCGGGATTGCGCTGCTCGCAGCCGGCATCGGTGTCGGCGTCTTCTATGTGCGCCGGCAGCTGGACCAGCCTCGCCCGCTGTTTCCCGTGGACTTGCTGCGCATCCGGGTGTTCGCGCTGTCGATGTGCACCTCGGTCACAGCCTTCGCGGCGCAGACCCTGGCCTTCGTGGCCTTGCCGTTCCTGCTGCTCGAAGCCCAGGGGCGCAGCCACCTCCAGGCCGGCCTGGTGATCACGGCCTGGCCGCTGGCCACCGTCTGCCTGGCGCCGCTGGCCGGGCGCCTGATCGCACGCTATCCGGGCGGGTTGCTGGGCGGCGTCGGGCTCGGCTTGATGTCGCTGGGGCTGGCCGCCCTGGCCACCCTGCCCGCGCAGGCTTCGGCCCTGGACATGGCCTGGCGATTGGTGCTCTGCGGCGCGGGATTCGGGCTCTTCCAGTCACCCAACAACCACACCATCATCACCAGCGCCCCGCTCGCGCGAGCCGGCGCCGCCAGCGGCATGCTGGGCTCCGCCCGCCTGACCGGCCAGTCGACCGGCGCGGTGATGGTGGGGGTGATCTTCGGCCTGGTGGGCGTTCACGATGGGCGTGGGCCCTTCATCGCGCTCGCGGCCGCGGCCGTGTTGGCGGGAGTCGCGGCCCTGTTCAGCGCGCTGCGCCTGCGTGGCGCGCGCCCCTTGTGA
- a CDS encoding glutathione S-transferase family protein — MTTERITLYSGPLSMFGAKVQIAALEKGIEFDLVMVPFDFHALYAPKHPQVLRINPKGQVPVLVHGDLELFDSTQIFEYFEDMQPSPPLWPRDARDRARARLLELQSDEVYFPHVVRLMGLQDHLQEPPAQAAIVAARAFHESLEAQLADGRAWLSGEFTYADIAFYMAALFGERQGATLTEATPRLRTWRDRMSDREPVRQVAGAMAAWLLAAGRPLPPFMKELLG, encoded by the coding sequence ATGACCACGGAACGCATCACCCTCTACTCGGGACCTCTGAGCATGTTCGGCGCGAAAGTGCAGATTGCCGCGCTCGAGAAAGGCATCGAGTTCGACCTGGTGATGGTGCCATTCGATTTCCACGCGCTCTACGCGCCGAAACACCCGCAAGTGCTGCGGATCAACCCGAAGGGCCAGGTTCCGGTGCTGGTGCATGGCGACCTCGAACTGTTCGATTCGACCCAGATCTTCGAGTACTTCGAGGACATGCAGCCGTCGCCCCCACTGTGGCCGCGCGACGCGCGCGATCGAGCCCGCGCACGGCTGCTGGAACTGCAGTCGGACGAGGTGTACTTCCCGCATGTGGTGCGCCTCATGGGCCTGCAGGACCACCTGCAGGAGCCGCCTGCGCAAGCCGCCATCGTTGCCGCCCGTGCCTTCCACGAGTCGCTGGAAGCGCAGCTCGCCGATGGCCGCGCGTGGCTGTCGGGGGAATTCACCTATGCCGACATTGCGTTCTACATGGCTGCGCTTTTCGGCGAACGCCAGGGCGCGACACTGACCGAAGCCACCCCGCGCCTCAGGACGTGGCGCGATCGCATGTCGGACCGTGAGCCGGTCCGCCAGGTCGCGGGAGCCATGGCGGCCTGGCTGCTGGCAGCCGGGCGGCCCTTGCCGCCATTCATGAAGGAACTGCTGGGCTGA
- a CDS encoding ABC transporter permease encodes MNEPTLGYWALAAASLLVVANAALSLWLGLGMGRALLVAGARTAVQLVFVGLVLRTVFELGSPWLVAGVAVAMLTSAAWETRSRQKRRFAGHWGFSLGAGTISVATLPVTALSIVLLRPDPWFDPRFSIPLLGIVLGSAMSGISVTLNAFNTAALRERRGIEARLALGATRQQALAGVRTDALRSGLIPLINQMSAAGIITLPGMMTGQILAGMSPFEAAKYQIFVLFLLAGATGFGAAAAVMAASWRVTDARHRLRLDRINEAA; translated from the coding sequence GTGAACGAGCCGACCCTTGGTTACTGGGCCCTGGCCGCGGCCTCGCTGCTGGTCGTGGCCAACGCCGCGCTGTCGCTCTGGCTGGGGCTGGGCATGGGGCGCGCGCTGCTGGTCGCCGGCGCGCGCACCGCGGTGCAACTGGTGTTCGTCGGGCTGGTGCTCAGGACCGTGTTCGAACTGGGCTCGCCCTGGCTGGTGGCCGGTGTCGCCGTGGCCATGCTGACCAGTGCGGCCTGGGAGACCCGCTCGCGGCAGAAGCGCCGCTTTGCCGGCCACTGGGGCTTCTCGCTCGGCGCCGGCACGATCTCGGTGGCGACGCTGCCGGTGACGGCCTTGTCCATCGTGCTGCTGCGGCCCGACCCGTGGTTCGATCCGCGCTTTTCCATCCCCCTGCTCGGCATCGTGCTCGGCAGCGCCATGAGCGGCATCAGCGTGACGCTGAACGCCTTCAACACCGCGGCGCTGCGCGAGCGGCGCGGCATCGAGGCGCGGCTGGCGCTGGGCGCGACCCGGCAGCAGGCCCTGGCCGGCGTGCGCACCGACGCGCTGCGCAGCGGCCTGATCCCGCTCATCAACCAGATGTCGGCGGCCGGCATCATCACCCTGCCGGGCATGATGACCGGGCAGATCCTGGCCGGCATGTCGCCGTTCGAAGCCGCCAAGTACCAGATCTTCGTGCTGTTCCTGCTGGCCGGCGCCACCGGCTTCGGCGCCGCTGCGGCGGTGATGGCCGCCAGCTGGCGCGTCACCGACGCGCGGCACCGCTTGCGGCTGGACCGCATCAACGAGGCGGCCTGA
- a CDS encoding Bug family tripartite tricarboxylate transporter substrate binding protein produces the protein MIKRRNWIRGAATLGMAAAIIPTAGWAQGRTARIVVPYPPGGGVDAAARTVSDAISEALGMPVIVENRPGAGGNIAMEQVARAPADGTTFIMTAAGPGAINVSLYPALKFDPEKDFEPVVRVASTVFIVCVPAASPAQTLQQLLAQAKARPGTLSFASVGTGATSHLAVELLKAQAGVNMVHIPYKGTGPAMTDLIGGHVSMMFVDAIAGAPHLKSGKLRGLAVTSERRLPELPELPTVSEAGVPGFAAVGWSGLLAPRGTPEAIVRRVNEAVARILPRPEVAAKLGGNGSEFGKNTPAEFAAFLRADIARWKKAIEVSGTKLD, from the coding sequence TTGATTAAGAGAAGAAACTGGATCCGTGGCGCCGCCACGCTGGGCATGGCGGCCGCCATCATCCCGACCGCCGGCTGGGCGCAGGGGCGCACCGCGCGGATCGTCGTGCCCTACCCGCCCGGCGGTGGCGTCGATGCCGCGGCCCGCACGGTCAGCGATGCCATCTCGGAGGCCCTGGGCATGCCGGTGATCGTCGAGAACCGCCCCGGTGCCGGCGGCAACATCGCCATGGAACAGGTGGCCCGCGCGCCCGCCGACGGCACCACTTTCATCATGACGGCCGCCGGACCGGGTGCGATCAACGTGTCGCTCTACCCGGCGCTCAAGTTCGATCCCGAGAAGGATTTCGAGCCGGTCGTGCGCGTGGCGTCGACGGTGTTCATCGTTTGCGTGCCGGCAGCGTCGCCGGCGCAGACGCTGCAGCAGCTGCTGGCACAGGCCAAGGCCCGGCCCGGCACGCTCTCCTTCGCCAGCGTGGGCACCGGCGCCACCTCGCACCTGGCCGTCGAGCTGCTCAAGGCCCAGGCCGGCGTGAACATGGTGCACATCCCGTACAAGGGCACCGGCCCCGCCATGACCGACCTGATCGGCGGCCATGTCTCGATGATGTTCGTCGATGCGATCGCCGGCGCCCCGCACCTGAAGTCCGGCAAGCTGCGCGGCCTGGCGGTGACCAGCGAACGGCGCCTGCCAGAACTGCCCGAACTGCCCACCGTGAGCGAGGCCGGCGTTCCCGGCTTTGCCGCCGTGGGCTGGAGCGGGTTGCTGGCGCCGCGCGGCACGCCCGAGGCCATCGTGCGCCGCGTCAACGAGGCCGTGGCCAGGATCCTGCCGCGGCCCGAGGTGGCCGCCAAGCTGGGCGGCAATGGTTCGGAATTCGGCAAGAACACGCCGGCCGAGTTCGCCGCGTTCCTGCGCGCCGACATTGCACGGTGGAAGAAAGCCATCGAGGTGTCCGGCACCAAGCTCGACTGA